The Sebastes umbrosus isolate fSebUmb1 chromosome 23, fSebUmb1.pri, whole genome shotgun sequence genome contains a region encoding:
- the rpap3 gene encoding RNA polymerase II-associated protein 3 isoform X2, producing the protein MSSGNKAVEFQLQLRQNQEDLTSFMRDLGSWETDIKKKDEELRTGGLKEDQNKLPPVRNKDYKTKMRERRKKEPTGNGDAKAEESKEASRIKAYDYKSWDKFDVDKALAEMDKEESPAESNESDSEEAAGNQENALAEKDKGNTFFKDGKYDDAIECYTRGMCADPYNPVLPTNRATSFFRLKKYAVAESDCNLAIALDSNYFKAYARRGAARFALKKYESALEDYETVLKLDPGNAEAQTEVAKIKEVLGHQARAAPSEATQPPEAPTADPEQQRLMEEQQRLMEEQQRRQEAAVQKDRGNAYFKEGKYEAAVECYSRGMEADCMNVLLPANRAMAFLKLEKYKEAEEDCTKAISLDGSYSKALARRATARVALGKLEEAKQDFQEVLKLEPGNKQALNELQKLQIDVASSGLLQTPDGTRRRTVQPVDKPTHLQSTKPLRRIDIEEVSGKVTVSEVESEFFVQEVTREAEDESSPLSTSPSAKMIKIEEIAEVPSLSSDQVPASRQTKQPAQQEVAHPPPAPSASSSSTAVDLPPPPTSSFQLEADLRKIGHQPEVIYRYLRQIKPEAYANIFHNSLEPDILNQILRTLHGFYIKNEAPAVMHEILRSLASVRRFDMAVMFLSSPEKKVLKELFDFLHQAELEGSSVAALQKKYGV; encoded by the exons ATGTCCAGTGGGAACAAAGCGGTGGAGTTTCAGCTGCAGCTGAGACAGAATCAGGAGGATCTGACCAGCTTCATGAGGGATCTGGGGAGCTGGGAGACAGATATCAAGAAGAAGGACGAGGAGCTGAGGACAGGAGGACTAAAGGAGGACCAG AATAAGCTCCCACCTGTGCGCAACAAAGACTACAAAACCAAGATGAGggaaaggaggaagaaggagccAACAGGCAACGGTGACGCAAAGGCAGAGGAGTCCAAGGAAGCCTCAAGGATAAAAGCATACGACTATAAATCATGGGACAAGTTTGATGTG GACAAGGCTCTGGCAGAGATGGATAAGGAGGAAAGTCCTGCAGAGTCAAATGAGTCAGACTCCGAGGAAGCTGCAGGTAATCAGGAGAACGCGCTGGCTGAGAAAGATAAG ggtAACACGTTTTTCAAAGATGGGAAGTACGACGATGCCATTGAGTGCTACACCAGAGGGATGTGTGCAGATCCCTACAACCCTGTGCTGCCCACAAACCGAGCCACCTCCTTCTTCAGACTCAAAAA GTATGCTGTGGCAGAGTCCGACTGCAACTTGGCGATAGCGCTGGACAGCAACTACTTCAAAGCGTACGCGAGAAGAGGAGCAGCACGGTTTGCactgaaaaaatatgaatctgCGTTAGAAG ATTATGAGACTGTTCTCAAGCTTGACCCCGGGAACGCGGAAGCACAGACTGAAGTGGCAAAAATCAAAGAG GTTCTCGGACATCAGGCACGGGCCGCCCCGAGTGAAGCGACGCAGCCACCGGAGGCTCCCACAGCCGACCCTGAGCAGCAGAGAttgatggaggagcagcagagactgATGGAGGAACAGCAGAGACGACAGGAGGCGGCTGTACAAAAAGACAGA GGGAATGCTTATTTCAAAGAGGGGAAGTACGAAGCGGCTGTTGAGTGCTACAGCAGAGGAATGGAGGCAGACTGTATGAACGTCCTGCTGCCGGCCAACAGAGCCATGGCCTTCCTCAAGCTGGAGAA gtataaggaggcagaggaggactGCACCAAAGCCATTTCTCTGGACGGTTCTTACTCCAAGGCTCTCGCCCGTCGCGCCACCGCCAGAGTGGCTTTAGGGAAACTGGAGGAAGCCAAACAAG atTTCCAGGAGGTGTTGAAACTGGAACCCGGGAACAAGCAGGCCCTGAACGAGCTCCAGAAACTCCAGATT gACGTGGCTTCCAGCGGCCTTCTTCAGACACCAGACGGCACACGGAGGAGAACAGTTCAGCCGGTAGATAAACCAACACATCTGCAGTCAACC aaacctctGAGGAGGATCGATATCGAGGAAGTGAGTGGAAAGGTGACGGTGTCCGAGGTGGAGTCCGAGTTCTTCGTCCAGGAGGTGACGAGGGAGGCTGAGGACGAATCCTCTCCGCTGTCGACGTCACCCAGCGCCAAGATGATCAAGATCGAGGAGATAGCAGAAGTGCCCTCGCTCTCATCTGACCA AGTTCCTGCTAGCAGACAGACCAAACAACCAGCGCAGCAGGAAGTCgctcatcctcctcctgcacCGTCAGCCAGCTCCTCCTCGACAGCAGTAGACCTGCCTCCTCCACCCACCAGCAGCTTCCAGCTGGAGGCCGACCTCCGCAAGATCGGACACCAGCCGGAAGTGATTTACAGATATCTGAGG CAAATCAAACCCGAGGCGTACGCAAACATTTTCCACAACTCCCTTGAACCTGACATTCTCAATCAGATCCTGAGGACACTGCATGGTTTCTATATCAA GAACGAAGCCCCGGCCGTCATGCATGAGATCCTCAGGAGCCTAGCGAGCGTGAGGCGCTTCGACATGGCCGTCATGTTCCTGTCGTCCCCGGAGAAGAAAG TGCTTAAAGAACTGTTTGACTTCCTTCACCAAGCTGAGCTGGAGGGATCGTCTGTCGCAGCTTTACAGAAGAAGTACGGTGTGTGA
- the rpap3 gene encoding RNA polymerase II-associated protein 3 isoform X1 produces MLTASRSSLRSSLFVDHVITKGQRLCKMSSGNKAVEFQLQLRQNQEDLTSFMRDLGSWETDIKKKDEELRTGGLKEDQNKLPPVRNKDYKTKMRERRKKEPTGNGDAKAEESKEASRIKAYDYKSWDKFDVDKALAEMDKEESPAESNESDSEEAAGNQENALAEKDKGNTFFKDGKYDDAIECYTRGMCADPYNPVLPTNRATSFFRLKKYAVAESDCNLAIALDSNYFKAYARRGAARFALKKYESALEDYETVLKLDPGNAEAQTEVAKIKEVLGHQARAAPSEATQPPEAPTADPEQQRLMEEQQRLMEEQQRRQEAAVQKDRGNAYFKEGKYEAAVECYSRGMEADCMNVLLPANRAMAFLKLEKYKEAEEDCTKAISLDGSYSKALARRATARVALGKLEEAKQDFQEVLKLEPGNKQALNELQKLQIDVASSGLLQTPDGTRRRTVQPVDKPTHLQSTKPLRRIDIEEVSGKVTVSEVESEFFVQEVTREAEDESSPLSTSPSAKMIKIEEIAEVPSLSSDQVPASRQTKQPAQQEVAHPPPAPSASSSSTAVDLPPPPTSSFQLEADLRKIGHQPEVIYRYLRQIKPEAYANIFHNSLEPDILNQILRTLHGFYIKNEAPAVMHEILRSLASVRRFDMAVMFLSSPEKKVLKELFDFLHQAELEGSSVAALQKKYGV; encoded by the exons atgctaacagctagcagaaGCTCTCTGAGGTCATCACTGTTTGTAGATCACGTGATCACAAAAGGTCAAAG GTTGTGTAAAATGTCCAGTGGGAACAAAGCGGTGGAGTTTCAGCTGCAGCTGAGACAGAATCAGGAGGATCTGACCAGCTTCATGAGGGATCTGGGGAGCTGGGAGACAGATATCAAGAAGAAGGACGAGGAGCTGAGGACAGGAGGACTAAAGGAGGACCAG AATAAGCTCCCACCTGTGCGCAACAAAGACTACAAAACCAAGATGAGggaaaggaggaagaaggagccAACAGGCAACGGTGACGCAAAGGCAGAGGAGTCCAAGGAAGCCTCAAGGATAAAAGCATACGACTATAAATCATGGGACAAGTTTGATGTG GACAAGGCTCTGGCAGAGATGGATAAGGAGGAAAGTCCTGCAGAGTCAAATGAGTCAGACTCCGAGGAAGCTGCAGGTAATCAGGAGAACGCGCTGGCTGAGAAAGATAAG ggtAACACGTTTTTCAAAGATGGGAAGTACGACGATGCCATTGAGTGCTACACCAGAGGGATGTGTGCAGATCCCTACAACCCTGTGCTGCCCACAAACCGAGCCACCTCCTTCTTCAGACTCAAAAA GTATGCTGTGGCAGAGTCCGACTGCAACTTGGCGATAGCGCTGGACAGCAACTACTTCAAAGCGTACGCGAGAAGAGGAGCAGCACGGTTTGCactgaaaaaatatgaatctgCGTTAGAAG ATTATGAGACTGTTCTCAAGCTTGACCCCGGGAACGCGGAAGCACAGACTGAAGTGGCAAAAATCAAAGAG GTTCTCGGACATCAGGCACGGGCCGCCCCGAGTGAAGCGACGCAGCCACCGGAGGCTCCCACAGCCGACCCTGAGCAGCAGAGAttgatggaggagcagcagagactgATGGAGGAACAGCAGAGACGACAGGAGGCGGCTGTACAAAAAGACAGA GGGAATGCTTATTTCAAAGAGGGGAAGTACGAAGCGGCTGTTGAGTGCTACAGCAGAGGAATGGAGGCAGACTGTATGAACGTCCTGCTGCCGGCCAACAGAGCCATGGCCTTCCTCAAGCTGGAGAA gtataaggaggcagaggaggactGCACCAAAGCCATTTCTCTGGACGGTTCTTACTCCAAGGCTCTCGCCCGTCGCGCCACCGCCAGAGTGGCTTTAGGGAAACTGGAGGAAGCCAAACAAG atTTCCAGGAGGTGTTGAAACTGGAACCCGGGAACAAGCAGGCCCTGAACGAGCTCCAGAAACTCCAGATT gACGTGGCTTCCAGCGGCCTTCTTCAGACACCAGACGGCACACGGAGGAGAACAGTTCAGCCGGTAGATAAACCAACACATCTGCAGTCAACC aaacctctGAGGAGGATCGATATCGAGGAAGTGAGTGGAAAGGTGACGGTGTCCGAGGTGGAGTCCGAGTTCTTCGTCCAGGAGGTGACGAGGGAGGCTGAGGACGAATCCTCTCCGCTGTCGACGTCACCCAGCGCCAAGATGATCAAGATCGAGGAGATAGCAGAAGTGCCCTCGCTCTCATCTGACCA AGTTCCTGCTAGCAGACAGACCAAACAACCAGCGCAGCAGGAAGTCgctcatcctcctcctgcacCGTCAGCCAGCTCCTCCTCGACAGCAGTAGACCTGCCTCCTCCACCCACCAGCAGCTTCCAGCTGGAGGCCGACCTCCGCAAGATCGGACACCAGCCGGAAGTGATTTACAGATATCTGAGG CAAATCAAACCCGAGGCGTACGCAAACATTTTCCACAACTCCCTTGAACCTGACATTCTCAATCAGATCCTGAGGACACTGCATGGTTTCTATATCAA GAACGAAGCCCCGGCCGTCATGCATGAGATCCTCAGGAGCCTAGCGAGCGTGAGGCGCTTCGACATGGCCGTCATGTTCCTGTCGTCCCCGGAGAAGAAAG TGCTTAAAGAACTGTTTGACTTCCTTCACCAAGCTGAGCTGGAGGGATCGTCTGTCGCAGCTTTACAGAAGAAGTACGGTGTGTGA
- the atp23 gene encoding mitochondrial inner membrane protease ATP23 homolog, translating to MDQSKQEEEYGYDLFPERNTRNYKGGSIAESLFTFNHKCQVMLQLAMETSPYAKLLLSAMKSSGCKVFKDRHFSCEDCDGTVSGGFDAASSQIVLCQNNIHQQSHMNRVVTHELIHAFDHCRAHVDWFNNFRHLACSEIRAANLSEDCSFSNEVSRFNFGLKQHHQECVRGRALRSILAVRKISREEAVKIVDEVFNTCFNDHAPFGRIPHDKKDAKFANRDYENRDRYYANL from the exons ATGGATCAGTCTAAACAAGAGGAGGAATATGGATACGACTTATTCCCGGAGAGGAACACGAGGAACTACAAGGGAGGATCCATCGCAGAGAGTCTGTTCACTTTCAACCACAAGTGTCAGGTCATGCTGCAGCTGGCCATGGAGACCA GTCCTTATGCCAAACTCCTCCTCAGTGCCATGAAGAGTTCAGGATG CAAAGTGTTTAAAGACAGACACTTCTCCTGTGAGGATTGTGACGGGACGGTCAGCGGTGGCTTTGACGCAGCTTCTTCTCAA ATCGTCTTGTGTCAGAACAACATCCACCAGCAGTCCCACATGAACCGAGTGGTCACACACGAGCTCATCCATGCCTTTGACCACTGTCGGGCCCACGTGGACTGGTTCAACAACTTCAGACATCTGGCCTGTTCTGAG ATTCGGGCCGCTAACCTCAGTGAAGACTGCTCCTTTAGCAATGAAGTCTCCAGATTCAACTTCGGCTTGAAGCAGCACCATCAG GAGTGCGTCAGAGGCCGCGCCCTTCGCTCCATCCTGGCTGTGAGGAAAATAAGCCGAGAGGAGGCGGTGAAAATAGTGGACGAGGTCTTCAACACGTGCTTCAACGACCACGCGCCGTTCGGACGAATCCCGCACGACAAGAAGGACGCTAAATTTGCCAACAGAGATTATGAGAACAGAGATCGATATTACGCTAACCTTTAA